The following coding sequences are from one Salvia hispanica cultivar TCC Black 2014 chromosome 3, UniMelb_Shisp_WGS_1.0, whole genome shotgun sequence window:
- the LOC125213200 gene encoding helicase-like transcription factor CHR28 isoform X5, with protein sequence MLEANAEEGSSGIVDVMFSADDESDDVYIDFDSFWELMGAPASPSQGNILEDLSFIDVPQDSRTGSSDGISGSAGASSAIVGAGMREPSLQFSKAESCSITATDGISVQENGRSDSFIVGCPRTPSSCNQNDGGRPPSGTSNSCDPLGSYGTHHVTHDGESYADIHMNHDKDLIGYSGLDFHYENREDVSAIDGDRISLELSHTESSSCEINTVDIPDFTPENGGMHLFGSDGQSYDSRSSGFQSLACDGGRMVNAKDEGENFSDVSINAIPYMYVAASQFGDRTAECGSSRSVSLIGQVGFSYSRDMNALQAETKDLSPDSLSCIFSQTGGDTTNEIVSRASEVVDMACRKYHGDLSKQPAVKSIQWSPSGSFSSVSCENYISCREDEGEDMLLESDFLPQGMFGQTNNQKIGIVARDGNSDLLVSCQPGLWPLAPVKAEMNCQKMEIEVSEFNNLYLPNINYQRVQSNTLEPINLDDDSDLCILEDMSTPAVASKPVTINEKFLAASQYSTSIGPVDQMTMGHSRLRPNDERVIFQVAVQDLSQPKSEAIPPDGLAVALLKHQRIALFWMVNKETKGACCSGGILADDQGLGKTVSTIALILKERSPSFKAPVANTMKQCQMEMCDLDKENGASDTYNGCETNMQTKGRPPAGTLIVCPTSVLRQWSEELFNKVTREANLSVLVYHGSGRIKDPLELAKYDVVITTYAIVSMEVPKQPVVDENDDQFGTPFNGFSSSKKRKLPETTSSNKSGKSKKSKKQIDNELLETISGPLAKVGWYRVVLDEAQTIKNHRTQVARACWGLRAKRRWCLSGTPIQNAIDDLYSYFRFLRHEPYATFKNFCEHLKSPIHRNPTVGYKKLQAVLKTIMLRRTKGTCIDGEPIIDLPPKTIELKRVDFSTKERDFYLRLEADSKAQFAEYAKAGTVKQNYVNILLMLLRLRQACDHPLLVKGFGSSTQTTSSINMAMNFPLEKNIFLLNRLEGSLAICGICSDPPEDAVVTVCGHVFCNQCICEHMIGDDTQCPYKSCKTRVTSSHIFSITTLRNAISDNTKQENNHTFNCSDSELAKVSGSCSSSYPEGSSKIKATMELLAGLSKPHVPASTLSFLEPNEGCSDLLHDCDSVGENGTPDIKHVPHSSVKVAGEKAIVFSQWTRMLDLLEDYLKSSSIQYRRLDGTMPISARDKAVKEFKSRPEVTVMIMSLKAASLGLNMVAACHVILLDLWWNPTTEDQAIDRAHRIGQTRPVSVYRLTVKDTVEDRILALQEKKREMVASAFGEDETGGRQTRLTVEDLKYLFQG encoded by the exons ATGTTGGAGGCGAACGCTGAGGAGGGATCATCGGGGATTGTGGATGTGATGTTTAGCGCGGACGATGAAAGCGACGATGTTTACATCGATTTTGATTCTTTCTGGGAACTCATGGGCGCGCCCGCTTCGCCTTCGCAG GGTAATATATTGGAAGACCTATCTTTTATTGATGTCCCACAAG ATTCTAGGACTGGAAGTTCAGATGGCATCTCAGGATCTGCAGGAGCTTCTTCTGCTATTGTGGGTGCTGGAATGCGAGAACCTTCTCTGCAGTTCAGTAAAGCTGAGAGCTGCTCTATAACTGCCACTGACGGAATATCGGTCCAAGAAAATGGCCGTTCTGATAGTTTTATAGTTGGTTGTCCCCGGACGCCATCATCATGCAACCAAAATGATGGTGGCAGACCTCCATCTGGGACGTCCAATTCTTGTGACCCATTGGGTTCGTATGGCACCCACCATGTTACTCATGATGGAGAGTCTTATGCTGATATTCACATGAACCATGATAAGGATCTGATTGGATACTCTGGGCTAGATTTTCACTATGAAA ACAGGGAGGATGTCTCAGCTATTGATGGAGATAGGATTTCTCTGGAACTTTCCCATACGGAGTCCAGTTCTTGTGAAATTAATACAGTCGACATTCCAGATTTTACTCCTGAAAATGGTGGCATGCACCTTTTCGGCTCAGATGGTCAATCCTATGATTCTCGTAGTTCTGGATTTCAATCCTTAGCTTGTGATGGAGGTAGGATGGTCAATGCTAAGgatgaaggagaaaattttAGCGATGTCTCCATAAATGCAATACCATACATGTATGTGGCTGCTTCTCAGTTTGGGGACCGTACAGCTGAATGTGGGAGTAGTAGAAGTGTTTCCTTAATTGGCCAAGTTGGATTTAGCTATTCCAGAGATATGAATGCATTGCAGGCAGAGACAAAAGATCTTTCTCCTGATTCTTTGTCATGCATCTTTAGCCAGACAGGAGGTGATACCACCAATGAAATTGTTTCTAGAGCATCtgaagttgttgacatggcctGTAGGAAATATCATGGGGATTTGAGTAAGCAGCCCGCTGTAAAAAGTATACAATGGTCTCCATCTGGTTCCTTCTCTTCGGTTTCATGTGAGAACTATATTTCATGCAGAGAGGATGAAGGCGAGGACATGCTTTTGGAGAGTGATTTCCTTCCTCAGGGTATGTTTGGTCAGACTAACAACCAAAAAATAGGTATTGTTGCTCGGGATGGTAATTCTGATCTTCTGGTGTCATGTCAACCTGGCTTATGGCCATTAGCGCCAGTTAAGGCAGAAATGAATTGTCAGAAGATGGAAATTGAGGTATCAGAGTTCAACAATCTTTATCTTCCCAACATCAATTACCAAAGGGTTCAAAGTAACACATTAGAGCCCATCAATCTTGATGATGACTCTGATCTTTGTATTCTTGAGGATATGAGTACACCAGCAGTAGCCTCAAAGCCTGTTACAATAAATGAAAAGTTCTTGGCTGCTTCACAATATTCAACATCGATAGGCCCTGTTGACCAGATGACAATGGGGCATTCAAGGCTTAGGCCAAATGATGAACGGGTTATTTTCCAAGTTGCTGTGCAG GATCTTTCTCAGCCAAAATCAGAAGCTATTCCACCTGATGGTTTGGCTGTGGCTCTACTGAAACACCAG CGCATTGCTTTATTCTGGATGGTTAACAAAGAGACGAAAGGTGCATGTTGTTCTGGTGGGATTCTTGCGGATGATCAG GGACTTGGCAAGACAGTGTCAACTATTGCATTGATATTAAAAGAGAGGTCACCTTCTTTCAAAGCACCGGTAGCTAATACTATGAAACAATGTCAAATGGAGATGTGTGATCTGGACAAGGAAAATGGAGCTTCTGATACTTACAATGGGTGCGAGACTAACATGCAAACAAAGGGTAGACCGCCTGCTGGCACCCTTATTGTATGTCCAACAAGTGTTCTCCGGCAATGGTCTGAAGAGTTGTTCAATAAAGTGACTAGGGAAGCTAATCTTTCTGTTCTAGTTTACCATGGAAGCGGCCGCATTAAGGATCCTCTTGAGCTTGCTAAATATGATGTGGTGATTACAACATATGCTATTGTTAGCATGGAGGTGCCAAAGCAGCCTGTTGTTGATGAGAATGATGATCAATTTGGCACCCCTTTTAATGGATTCTCATCTAGTAAAAAAAGGAAGTTACCTGAAACTACTTCTTCTAATAAGTCAGGTAAGAGTAAGAAGAGTAAGAAACAAATTGATAATGAATTACTTGAAACTATATCTGGCCCTCTTGCCAAGGTTGGATGGTATAGGGTTGTACTGGATGAGGCTCAAACCATCAAAAACCACAGAACTCAAGTAGCTAGGGCTTGCTGGGGACTTCGTGCTAAGCGTAGGTGGTGCTTATCCGGCACACCAATTCAGAATGCAATAGATGATCTTTATAGCTACTTTAGATTTCTCAGGCATGAACCTTATGCTACTTTTAAGAATTTCTGTGAGCATCTGAAGTCACCAATCCATAGGAATCCTACGGTTGGGTACAAAAAACTGCAAGCAGTGCTGAAGACTATCATGTTGCGCCGAACAAAAG GTACTTGTATCGATGGGGAACCAATTATTGATCTTCCACCGAAAACTATAGAATTGAAAAGGGTTGATTTCTCCACGAAGGAGCGCGATTTCTATCTCAGACTTGAGGCTGATTCAAAGGCCCAATTTGCA GAATATGCAAAAGCAGGGACAGTCAAACAGAACTATGTGAACATATTATTAATGCTTCTGCGGCTTCGACAGGCTTGTGACCACCCTCTTCTTGTTAAGGGGTTCGGTTCTAGTACACAAACGACTTCCTCCATTAACATGGCTATGAATTTTCCCCTGGAGAAAAACATCTTCCTTCTGAATCGTTTGGAAGGCTCTTTGGCAATTTGTGGGATATGCAGT GATCCACCTGAAGATGCTGTAGTAACTGTATGCGGGCATGTCTTTTGCAACCAGTGCATTTGTGAGCATATGATTGGTGATGATACCCAGTGTCCCTACAAGAGTTGCAAAACTCGCGTTACTTCCTCACACATATTTTCTATCACCACACTACGGAATGCTATATCAGATAacacaaaacaagaaaataaccACACCTTCAACTGCTCTGATTCTGAGCTTGCTAAAGTTTCTGGATCTTGTTCATCAAGCTATCCAGAAGGTTCTTCTAAAATTAAAGCTACTATGGAGCTCTTGGCGGGTTTGTCTAAGCCACATGTTCCTGCCTCCACATTGAGTTTCTTAGAGCCGAATGAAGGATGTTCAGATTTGTTGCATGATTGTGACTCAGTGGGAGAGAATGGAACTCCAGACATAAAACATGTTCCTCATAGTTCTGTTAAAGTTGCAGGGGAGAAGGCAATTGTGTTCTCCCAGTGGACAAGGATGTTGGATTTGCTTGAAGATTATTTGAAAAGTTCATCCATTCAATACCGCAGACTTGACGGAACAATGCCTATTTCTGCCAGAGACAAGGCAGTGAAAGAATTTAAAAGTCGTCCAGAG
- the LOC125213200 gene encoding helicase-like transcription factor CHR28 isoform X4, whose protein sequence is MLEANAEEGSSGIVDVMFSADDESDDVYIDFDSFWELMGAPASPSQGNILEDLSFIDVPQASDSRTGSSDGISGSAGASSAIVGAGMREPSLQFSKAESCSITATDGISVQENGRSDSFIVGCPRTPSSCNQNDGGRPPSGTSNSCDPLGSYGTHHVTHDGESYADIHMNHDKDLIGYSGLDFHYENREDVSAIDGDRISLELSHTESSSCEINTVDIPDFTPENGGMHLFGSDGQSYDSRSSGFQSLACDGGRMVNAKDEGENFSDVSINAIPYMYVAASQFGDRTAECGSSRSVSLIGQVGFSYSRDMNALQAETKDLSPDSLSCIFSQTGGDTTNEIVSRASEVVDMACRKYHGDLSKQPAVKSIQWSPSGSFSSVSCENYISCREDEGEDMLLESDFLPQGMFGQTNNQKIGIVARDGNSDLLVSCQPGLWPLAPVKAEMNCQKMEIEVSEFNNLYLPNINYQRVQSNTLEPINLDDDSDLCILEDMSTPAVASKPVTINEKFLAASQYSTSIGPVDQMTMGHSRLRPNDERVIFQVAVQDLSQPKSEAIPPDGLAVALLKHQRIALFWMVNKETKGACCSGGILADDQGLGKTVSTIALILKERSPSFKAPVANTMKQCQMEMCDLDKENGASDTYNGCETNMQTKGRPPAGTLIVCPTSVLRQWSEELFNKVTREANLSVLVYHGSGRIKDPLELAKYDVVITTYAIVSMEVPKQPVVDENDDQFGTPFNGFSSSKKRKLPETTSSNKSGKSKKSKKQIDNELLETISGPLAKVGWYRVVLDEAQTIKNHRTQVARACWGLRAKRRWCLSGTPIQNAIDDLYSYFRFLRHEPYATFKNFCEHLKSPIHRNPTVGYKKLQAVLKTIMLRRTKGTCIDGEPIIDLPPKTIELKRVDFSTKERDFYLRLEADSKAQFAEYAKAGTVKQNYVNILLMLLRLRQACDHPLLVKGFGSSTQTTSSINMAMNFPLEKNIFLLNRLEGSLAICGICSDPPEDAVVTVCGHVFCNQCICEHMIGDDTQCPYKSCKTRVTSSHIFSITTLRNAISDNTKQENNHTFNCSDSELAKVSGSCSSSYPEGSSKIKATMELLAGLSKPHVPASTLSFLEPNEGCSDLLHDCDSVGENGTPDIKHVPHSSVKVAGEKAIVFSQWTRMLDLLEDYLKSSSIQYRRLDGTMPISARDKAVKEFKSRPEVTVMIMSLKAASLGLNMVAACHVILLDLWWNPTTEDQAIDRAHRIGQTRPVSVYRLTVKDTVEDRILALQEKKREMVASAFGEDETGGRQTRLTVEDLKYLFQG, encoded by the exons ATGTTGGAGGCGAACGCTGAGGAGGGATCATCGGGGATTGTGGATGTGATGTTTAGCGCGGACGATGAAAGCGACGATGTTTACATCGATTTTGATTCTTTCTGGGAACTCATGGGCGCGCCCGCTTCGCCTTCGCAG GGTAATATATTGGAAGACCTATCTTTTATTGATGTCCCACAAG CCTCAGATTCTAGGACTGGAAGTTCAGATGGCATCTCAGGATCTGCAGGAGCTTCTTCTGCTATTGTGGGTGCTGGAATGCGAGAACCTTCTCTGCAGTTCAGTAAAGCTGAGAGCTGCTCTATAACTGCCACTGACGGAATATCGGTCCAAGAAAATGGCCGTTCTGATAGTTTTATAGTTGGTTGTCCCCGGACGCCATCATCATGCAACCAAAATGATGGTGGCAGACCTCCATCTGGGACGTCCAATTCTTGTGACCCATTGGGTTCGTATGGCACCCACCATGTTACTCATGATGGAGAGTCTTATGCTGATATTCACATGAACCATGATAAGGATCTGATTGGATACTCTGGGCTAGATTTTCACTATGAAA ACAGGGAGGATGTCTCAGCTATTGATGGAGATAGGATTTCTCTGGAACTTTCCCATACGGAGTCCAGTTCTTGTGAAATTAATACAGTCGACATTCCAGATTTTACTCCTGAAAATGGTGGCATGCACCTTTTCGGCTCAGATGGTCAATCCTATGATTCTCGTAGTTCTGGATTTCAATCCTTAGCTTGTGATGGAGGTAGGATGGTCAATGCTAAGgatgaaggagaaaattttAGCGATGTCTCCATAAATGCAATACCATACATGTATGTGGCTGCTTCTCAGTTTGGGGACCGTACAGCTGAATGTGGGAGTAGTAGAAGTGTTTCCTTAATTGGCCAAGTTGGATTTAGCTATTCCAGAGATATGAATGCATTGCAGGCAGAGACAAAAGATCTTTCTCCTGATTCTTTGTCATGCATCTTTAGCCAGACAGGAGGTGATACCACCAATGAAATTGTTTCTAGAGCATCtgaagttgttgacatggcctGTAGGAAATATCATGGGGATTTGAGTAAGCAGCCCGCTGTAAAAAGTATACAATGGTCTCCATCTGGTTCCTTCTCTTCGGTTTCATGTGAGAACTATATTTCATGCAGAGAGGATGAAGGCGAGGACATGCTTTTGGAGAGTGATTTCCTTCCTCAGGGTATGTTTGGTCAGACTAACAACCAAAAAATAGGTATTGTTGCTCGGGATGGTAATTCTGATCTTCTGGTGTCATGTCAACCTGGCTTATGGCCATTAGCGCCAGTTAAGGCAGAAATGAATTGTCAGAAGATGGAAATTGAGGTATCAGAGTTCAACAATCTTTATCTTCCCAACATCAATTACCAAAGGGTTCAAAGTAACACATTAGAGCCCATCAATCTTGATGATGACTCTGATCTTTGTATTCTTGAGGATATGAGTACACCAGCAGTAGCCTCAAAGCCTGTTACAATAAATGAAAAGTTCTTGGCTGCTTCACAATATTCAACATCGATAGGCCCTGTTGACCAGATGACAATGGGGCATTCAAGGCTTAGGCCAAATGATGAACGGGTTATTTTCCAAGTTGCTGTGCAG GATCTTTCTCAGCCAAAATCAGAAGCTATTCCACCTGATGGTTTGGCTGTGGCTCTACTGAAACACCAG CGCATTGCTTTATTCTGGATGGTTAACAAAGAGACGAAAGGTGCATGTTGTTCTGGTGGGATTCTTGCGGATGATCAG GGACTTGGCAAGACAGTGTCAACTATTGCATTGATATTAAAAGAGAGGTCACCTTCTTTCAAAGCACCGGTAGCTAATACTATGAAACAATGTCAAATGGAGATGTGTGATCTGGACAAGGAAAATGGAGCTTCTGATACTTACAATGGGTGCGAGACTAACATGCAAACAAAGGGTAGACCGCCTGCTGGCACCCTTATTGTATGTCCAACAAGTGTTCTCCGGCAATGGTCTGAAGAGTTGTTCAATAAAGTGACTAGGGAAGCTAATCTTTCTGTTCTAGTTTACCATGGAAGCGGCCGCATTAAGGATCCTCTTGAGCTTGCTAAATATGATGTGGTGATTACAACATATGCTATTGTTAGCATGGAGGTGCCAAAGCAGCCTGTTGTTGATGAGAATGATGATCAATTTGGCACCCCTTTTAATGGATTCTCATCTAGTAAAAAAAGGAAGTTACCTGAAACTACTTCTTCTAATAAGTCAGGTAAGAGTAAGAAGAGTAAGAAACAAATTGATAATGAATTACTTGAAACTATATCTGGCCCTCTTGCCAAGGTTGGATGGTATAGGGTTGTACTGGATGAGGCTCAAACCATCAAAAACCACAGAACTCAAGTAGCTAGGGCTTGCTGGGGACTTCGTGCTAAGCGTAGGTGGTGCTTATCCGGCACACCAATTCAGAATGCAATAGATGATCTTTATAGCTACTTTAGATTTCTCAGGCATGAACCTTATGCTACTTTTAAGAATTTCTGTGAGCATCTGAAGTCACCAATCCATAGGAATCCTACGGTTGGGTACAAAAAACTGCAAGCAGTGCTGAAGACTATCATGTTGCGCCGAACAAAAG GTACTTGTATCGATGGGGAACCAATTATTGATCTTCCACCGAAAACTATAGAATTGAAAAGGGTTGATTTCTCCACGAAGGAGCGCGATTTCTATCTCAGACTTGAGGCTGATTCAAAGGCCCAATTTGCA GAATATGCAAAAGCAGGGACAGTCAAACAGAACTATGTGAACATATTATTAATGCTTCTGCGGCTTCGACAGGCTTGTGACCACCCTCTTCTTGTTAAGGGGTTCGGTTCTAGTACACAAACGACTTCCTCCATTAACATGGCTATGAATTTTCCCCTGGAGAAAAACATCTTCCTTCTGAATCGTTTGGAAGGCTCTTTGGCAATTTGTGGGATATGCAGT GATCCACCTGAAGATGCTGTAGTAACTGTATGCGGGCATGTCTTTTGCAACCAGTGCATTTGTGAGCATATGATTGGTGATGATACCCAGTGTCCCTACAAGAGTTGCAAAACTCGCGTTACTTCCTCACACATATTTTCTATCACCACACTACGGAATGCTATATCAGATAacacaaaacaagaaaataaccACACCTTCAACTGCTCTGATTCTGAGCTTGCTAAAGTTTCTGGATCTTGTTCATCAAGCTATCCAGAAGGTTCTTCTAAAATTAAAGCTACTATGGAGCTCTTGGCGGGTTTGTCTAAGCCACATGTTCCTGCCTCCACATTGAGTTTCTTAGAGCCGAATGAAGGATGTTCAGATTTGTTGCATGATTGTGACTCAGTGGGAGAGAATGGAACTCCAGACATAAAACATGTTCCTCATAGTTCTGTTAAAGTTGCAGGGGAGAAGGCAATTGTGTTCTCCCAGTGGACAAGGATGTTGGATTTGCTTGAAGATTATTTGAAAAGTTCATCCATTCAATACCGCAGACTTGACGGAACAATGCCTATTTCTGCCAGAGACAAGGCAGTGAAAGAATTTAAAAGTCGTCCAGAG
- the LOC125213200 gene encoding helicase-like transcription factor CHR28 isoform X1, translating into MLEANAEEGSSGIVDVMFSADDESDDVYIDFDSFWELMGAPASPSQGNILEDLSFIDVPQGVQNSNDIFLSKAEIPGSSVLSPSHNSEASDSRTGSSDGISGSAGASSAIVGAGMREPSLQFSKAESCSITATDGISVQENGRSDSFIVGCPRTPSSCNQNDGGRPPSGTSNSCDPLGSYGTHHVTHDGESYADIHMNHDKDLIGYSGLDFHYENREDVSAIDGDRISLELSHTESSSCEINTVDIPDFTPENGGMHLFGSDGQSYDSRSSGFQSLACDGGRMVNAKDEGENFSDVSINAIPYMYVAASQFGDRTAECGSSRSVSLIGQVGFSYSRDMNALQAETKDLSPDSLSCIFSQTGGDTTNEIVSRASEVVDMACRKYHGDLSKQPAVKSIQWSPSGSFSSVSCENYISCREDEGEDMLLESDFLPQGMFGQTNNQKIGIVARDGNSDLLVSCQPGLWPLAPVKAEMNCQKMEIEVSEFNNLYLPNINYQRVQSNTLEPINLDDDSDLCILEDMSTPAVASKPVTINEKFLAASQYSTSIGPVDQMTMGHSRLRPNDERVIFQVAVQDLSQPKSEAIPPDGLAVALLKHQRIALFWMVNKETKGACCSGGILADDQGLGKTVSTIALILKERSPSFKAPVANTMKQCQMEMCDLDKENGASDTYNGCETNMQTKGRPPAGTLIVCPTSVLRQWSEELFNKVTREANLSVLVYHGSGRIKDPLELAKYDVVITTYAIVSMEVPKQPVVDENDDQFGTPFNGFSSSKKRKLPETTSSNKSGKSKKSKKQIDNELLETISGPLAKVGWYRVVLDEAQTIKNHRTQVARACWGLRAKRRWCLSGTPIQNAIDDLYSYFRFLRHEPYATFKNFCEHLKSPIHRNPTVGYKKLQAVLKTIMLRRTKGTCIDGEPIIDLPPKTIELKRVDFSTKERDFYLRLEADSKAQFAEYAKAGTVKQNYVNILLMLLRLRQACDHPLLVKGFGSSTQTTSSINMAMNFPLEKNIFLLNRLEGSLAICGICSDPPEDAVVTVCGHVFCNQCICEHMIGDDTQCPYKSCKTRVTSSHIFSITTLRNAISDNTKQENNHTFNCSDSELAKVSGSCSSSYPEGSSKIKATMELLAGLSKPHVPASTLSFLEPNEGCSDLLHDCDSVGENGTPDIKHVPHSSVKVAGEKAIVFSQWTRMLDLLEDYLKSSSIQYRRLDGTMPISARDKAVKEFKSRPEVTVMIMSLKAASLGLNMVAACHVILLDLWWNPTTEDQAIDRAHRIGQTRPVSVYRLTVKDTVEDRILALQEKKREMVASAFGEDETGGRQTRLTVEDLKYLFQG; encoded by the exons ATGTTGGAGGCGAACGCTGAGGAGGGATCATCGGGGATTGTGGATGTGATGTTTAGCGCGGACGATGAAAGCGACGATGTTTACATCGATTTTGATTCTTTCTGGGAACTCATGGGCGCGCCCGCTTCGCCTTCGCAG GGTAATATATTGGAAGACCTATCTTTTATTGATGTCCCACAAG GAGTTCAGAATTCAAACgatatatttttgtcaaaagcTGAGATACCAGGATCTAGTGTACTATCACCCTCACACAACTCTGAAGCCTCAGATTCTAGGACTGGAAGTTCAGATGGCATCTCAGGATCTGCAGGAGCTTCTTCTGCTATTGTGGGTGCTGGAATGCGAGAACCTTCTCTGCAGTTCAGTAAAGCTGAGAGCTGCTCTATAACTGCCACTGACGGAATATCGGTCCAAGAAAATGGCCGTTCTGATAGTTTTATAGTTGGTTGTCCCCGGACGCCATCATCATGCAACCAAAATGATGGTGGCAGACCTCCATCTGGGACGTCCAATTCTTGTGACCCATTGGGTTCGTATGGCACCCACCATGTTACTCATGATGGAGAGTCTTATGCTGATATTCACATGAACCATGATAAGGATCTGATTGGATACTCTGGGCTAGATTTTCACTATGAAA ACAGGGAGGATGTCTCAGCTATTGATGGAGATAGGATTTCTCTGGAACTTTCCCATACGGAGTCCAGTTCTTGTGAAATTAATACAGTCGACATTCCAGATTTTACTCCTGAAAATGGTGGCATGCACCTTTTCGGCTCAGATGGTCAATCCTATGATTCTCGTAGTTCTGGATTTCAATCCTTAGCTTGTGATGGAGGTAGGATGGTCAATGCTAAGgatgaaggagaaaattttAGCGATGTCTCCATAAATGCAATACCATACATGTATGTGGCTGCTTCTCAGTTTGGGGACCGTACAGCTGAATGTGGGAGTAGTAGAAGTGTTTCCTTAATTGGCCAAGTTGGATTTAGCTATTCCAGAGATATGAATGCATTGCAGGCAGAGACAAAAGATCTTTCTCCTGATTCTTTGTCATGCATCTTTAGCCAGACAGGAGGTGATACCACCAATGAAATTGTTTCTAGAGCATCtgaagttgttgacatggcctGTAGGAAATATCATGGGGATTTGAGTAAGCAGCCCGCTGTAAAAAGTATACAATGGTCTCCATCTGGTTCCTTCTCTTCGGTTTCATGTGAGAACTATATTTCATGCAGAGAGGATGAAGGCGAGGACATGCTTTTGGAGAGTGATTTCCTTCCTCAGGGTATGTTTGGTCAGACTAACAACCAAAAAATAGGTATTGTTGCTCGGGATGGTAATTCTGATCTTCTGGTGTCATGTCAACCTGGCTTATGGCCATTAGCGCCAGTTAAGGCAGAAATGAATTGTCAGAAGATGGAAATTGAGGTATCAGAGTTCAACAATCTTTATCTTCCCAACATCAATTACCAAAGGGTTCAAAGTAACACATTAGAGCCCATCAATCTTGATGATGACTCTGATCTTTGTATTCTTGAGGATATGAGTACACCAGCAGTAGCCTCAAAGCCTGTTACAATAAATGAAAAGTTCTTGGCTGCTTCACAATATTCAACATCGATAGGCCCTGTTGACCAGATGACAATGGGGCATTCAAGGCTTAGGCCAAATGATGAACGGGTTATTTTCCAAGTTGCTGTGCAG GATCTTTCTCAGCCAAAATCAGAAGCTATTCCACCTGATGGTTTGGCTGTGGCTCTACTGAAACACCAG CGCATTGCTTTATTCTGGATGGTTAACAAAGAGACGAAAGGTGCATGTTGTTCTGGTGGGATTCTTGCGGATGATCAG GGACTTGGCAAGACAGTGTCAACTATTGCATTGATATTAAAAGAGAGGTCACCTTCTTTCAAAGCACCGGTAGCTAATACTATGAAACAATGTCAAATGGAGATGTGTGATCTGGACAAGGAAAATGGAGCTTCTGATACTTACAATGGGTGCGAGACTAACATGCAAACAAAGGGTAGACCGCCTGCTGGCACCCTTATTGTATGTCCAACAAGTGTTCTCCGGCAATGGTCTGAAGAGTTGTTCAATAAAGTGACTAGGGAAGCTAATCTTTCTGTTCTAGTTTACCATGGAAGCGGCCGCATTAAGGATCCTCTTGAGCTTGCTAAATATGATGTGGTGATTACAACATATGCTATTGTTAGCATGGAGGTGCCAAAGCAGCCTGTTGTTGATGAGAATGATGATCAATTTGGCACCCCTTTTAATGGATTCTCATCTAGTAAAAAAAGGAAGTTACCTGAAACTACTTCTTCTAATAAGTCAGGTAAGAGTAAGAAGAGTAAGAAACAAATTGATAATGAATTACTTGAAACTATATCTGGCCCTCTTGCCAAGGTTGGATGGTATAGGGTTGTACTGGATGAGGCTCAAACCATCAAAAACCACAGAACTCAAGTAGCTAGGGCTTGCTGGGGACTTCGTGCTAAGCGTAGGTGGTGCTTATCCGGCACACCAATTCAGAATGCAATAGATGATCTTTATAGCTACTTTAGATTTCTCAGGCATGAACCTTATGCTACTTTTAAGAATTTCTGTGAGCATCTGAAGTCACCAATCCATAGGAATCCTACGGTTGGGTACAAAAAACTGCAAGCAGTGCTGAAGACTATCATGTTGCGCCGAACAAAAG GTACTTGTATCGATGGGGAACCAATTATTGATCTTCCACCGAAAACTATAGAATTGAAAAGGGTTGATTTCTCCACGAAGGAGCGCGATTTCTATCTCAGACTTGAGGCTGATTCAAAGGCCCAATTTGCA GAATATGCAAAAGCAGGGACAGTCAAACAGAACTATGTGAACATATTATTAATGCTTCTGCGGCTTCGACAGGCTTGTGACCACCCTCTTCTTGTTAAGGGGTTCGGTTCTAGTACACAAACGACTTCCTCCATTAACATGGCTATGAATTTTCCCCTGGAGAAAAACATCTTCCTTCTGAATCGTTTGGAAGGCTCTTTGGCAATTTGTGGGATATGCAGT GATCCACCTGAAGATGCTGTAGTAACTGTATGCGGGCATGTCTTTTGCAACCAGTGCATTTGTGAGCATATGATTGGTGATGATACCCAGTGTCCCTACAAGAGTTGCAAAACTCGCGTTACTTCCTCACACATATTTTCTATCACCACACTACGGAATGCTATATCAGATAacacaaaacaagaaaataaccACACCTTCAACTGCTCTGATTCTGAGCTTGCTAAAGTTTCTGGATCTTGTTCATCAAGCTATCCAGAAGGTTCTTCTAAAATTAAAGCTACTATGGAGCTCTTGGCGGGTTTGTCTAAGCCACATGTTCCTGCCTCCACATTGAGTTTCTTAGAGCCGAATGAAGGATGTTCAGATTTGTTGCATGATTGTGACTCAGTGGGAGAGAATGGAACTCCAGACATAAAACATGTTCCTCATAGTTCTGTTAAAGTTGCAGGGGAGAAGGCAATTGTGTTCTCCCAGTGGACAAGGATGTTGGATTTGCTTGAAGATTATTTGAAAAGTTCATCCATTCAATACCGCAGACTTGACGGAACAATGCCTATTTCTGCCAGAGACAAGGCAGTGAAAGAATTTAAAAGTCGTCCAGAG